TTATCATCCCCAGTAGCTGCAACTCGGACATTAACCCAATATTTACCTGCTTCAGGTATGACAACTTCGTACTCCAAAGACTCTCCCTGTTGAATCCAACCCACATTGTAGCCACCACCAACGTCAGTCGTATATCGAATATCTACCCCTTCATCTGGACGATAGGGCGCACCTTCATTAAAGTCAGTTGAGTCTGAGTAATTAGTATAATTCTCAGCTTCTATACGCAAAGGAAAAACTGGTGGTTCAGAAGTAGAAGATAAGAAAGGTGCAGGCGATAACTCAAGATAATTCAAATTAAAAAGATCCTCTCCCTCAACCCCAGAAGGAAATTCCAGACGAATAGTGTTCTTTCCCGATTCTAACTTCAGAGGAACTACACTACTAATAGTTTGCCAATCTTCCTTATCTCCGCTTCCCGTCAGCCAAATTTCCTGTTCATTAACTGAAACCACATAGTTATCATCTCCTTGTCCCGCCGCCCTCAACGAAACCCAATAGCCACCTTCGTGTGGTAGAAAAACCTCATATTCTAACCACTCTCCAGTTTGAATTGAACTCACTTCATACTCACCGCTAGTATCGCTAGTGGTTTGAATATCTACGCCACCATTTCTATATTCTCCTCCTTCATTTTCTACAGTCAAGTCAAAATAGTTAGTGTAATTTTCTGCTTCTACCCGAATTGCCGTCTTTCCTAGTTCAGAATTTAACAGCGGACTTGAATCAGTTAGACCTGTTAATAAATCTGTTTCCTCATTTAAATTACTTTCTTGTTCGTCAATTAAAACCTTAGACTCACGAAGATCGTAAGCTATGCCGATATTTTCAGTAATATCTCCTAATGAAGACTCTGGTAGGAATGACTCAATCGTATCTCCTAAGACTGATTGAATTTGGAAAAAAGTGGTACTATCTCCTAAATCAAAACCTACTTCGGCAGGAATTAAATATTCCACTTTTACTCTTTCTCCTTAGCTAATTCAGATGTTCAATATGTACGTGTCCCTGGCTTTCATATACTATGATATAGTTGGCTATTCTCTTAGGAATCTTCCTAGAGATTGATTGTATGTATGTTTGTTTGCAGATCGTATTTTTCTCGATCTTAATTTTACTAGCTAGAAGAAGATAATTTGTGATTAATTATTTTTTTAAAATTTACGTTTTTGTTGCTCAATTTGATTGCGAATTAAAGTTTCAGTCATTGTTGCTAGTTTTTTGAGCATAGGTTCTAATTCTTCAGCACGTTTTTTATAATTCAGTTTCTTTTGAATTGCCGCACGCGCCAAGTCTTCTCGGTTTTCTTTGAGGGCTTT
This Oscillatoria salina IIICB1 DNA region includes the following protein-coding sequences:
- a CDS encoding carbohydrate-binding protein → MEYLIPAEVGFDLGDSTTFFQIQSVLGDTIESFLPESSLGDITENIGIAYDLRESKVLIDEQESNLNEETDLLTGLTDSSPLLNSELGKTAIRVEAENYTNYFDLTVENEGGEYRNGGVDIQTTSDTSGEYEVSSIQTGEWLEYEVFLPHEGGYWVSLRAAGQGDDNYVVSVNEQEIWLTGSGDKEDWQTISSVVPLKLESGKNTIRLEFPSGVEGEDLFNLNYLELSPAPFLSSTSEPPVFPLRIEAENYTNYSDSTDFNEGAPYRPDEGVDIRYTTDVGGGYNVGWIQQGESLEYEVVIPEAGKYWVNVRVAATGDDNHALSVNGQEIWFTGTGDLYEWQTVTGVVPIKLEEGTKTIRLEAPLDTDERYLFEINYFELVKNPFSDSPVEIKVEAEDFTDYVDLTPWNEGALYRPAEGVDTQKTSDVDGGYNVGWIKQGEWLEYAVNLPRGGEFWVDVRVAAPGDDNHALSVNGQEIWITPTGGWQEWETVSTVVPLKLDAGINTIRLEAVTGTVGENLFNINYFDLTPVDSEKFSEVEDVDILPLSRSL